Part of the Vigna unguiculata cultivar IT97K-499-35 chromosome 3, ASM411807v1, whole genome shotgun sequence genome, GATGAGAATTATGCAGGTCCTGGAAGAGGTTGGAAGACTTGTGGAGAAATACAAGGATGAAGAAATTAGCATAAGTGTGACAGGGCACAGCTTAGGTGGTGCACTAGCAACTTTAACGGCAGTGGACATAATTGGCCAAGGATTGAACATACGGAAAGAGCAACCACATAGGATTTGTCCCGTGACAGCATTTCTGTTCGCGAGTCCTCGTGTTGGAAACTCTCACTTCGGGAAGATCTTCAGCAAGTACAAGCATCTGCGAGCACTCCGCATTCGTAATAAGAAGGATCAAGTTCCTAAACTTCCCATCGGCCTCACTGTTGTGGGGGAAGAACTAGTGATCGACACTAGAAAATCCAAGTACTTGAAGGATGGGGTGAGTGCTCATAACTTGGAGGTTTACTTGCATGGAGTTGCTGGAACGCAAGGGAAAAAGGGAGGGTTCAACTTGGAGGTGAATCGTGATATTTCACTCTTGAACAAGAACATAGATGCATTGAAAGATGAATATCTTGTTCCTGTGGAATGGAGGGTGCACGAGAACAAGGGTATGGTTCAGCAATCAGATGGTACTTGGAAGCTTATAGATCACAACGAGGATGTTATTCCATCGTTACATGCTAGTAAATTATAGGTTGCTTTATTACCACTATCTTATTAGGATTGTGCTGTTCTTTCCTTGTGCTATAATAACCTCCTTGCTACTTGTTTTCGTGTATGTCTTGTAATAAAGGGTT contains:
- the LOC114177123 gene encoding phospholipase A1-IIgamma-like — protein: MDSQSIGRKWRDLSGRSFWEGLLEPLDIDLRHYILHYGQLAQATYDAFNSEKLSVYAGNCRYSKRDFFSRVGLEHGNPFKYEVTEFLYATSKATASRQFVLNWFSKDEWSMESNWIGYVAVATDEGKAALGRRDIVVAWRGTVQGSEWVQNLDFPSDPAPLIFPDARAEVHTGFYSLYTSNNPASPITQTSVRNQVLEEVGRLVEKYKDEEISISVTGHSLGGALATLTAVDIIGQGLNIRKEQPHRICPVTAFLFASPRVGNSHFGKIFSKYKHLRALRIRNKKDQVPKLPIGLTVVGEELVIDTRKSKYLKDGVSAHNLEVYLHGVAGTQGKKGGFNLEVNRDISLLNKNIDALKDEYLVPVEWRVHENKGMVQQSDGTWKLIDHNEDVIPSLHASKL